The segment TCGTGTTCTTACACCGCAGGGGCGCATCACATCAACCGTTCCTTGTTTGTCGATCGCATCATTGACTTATGCACAACTGTGGGGAAATATTCCTGAGCTGCCCATCATCCGTCCTATTGCAGAATGGTTTCATATGCGTTTATTGAAGGGGAAGCATATGAAGTATGGATATGAAAAATCATTTATGCTAAATACATGGAAAAAATATTTTTTAAACGTTGGATTTAAAAATGTTCGCGTGGATTTGTTTAAAACGTATATGGGTTTTCAATTTATTCCCTGGAATTGGTTAAAACGTATCGCGAGAATGCTTACTGGTTTTCGTTGGTTTTGGCCTGTTATCTATGTGGATGCCGACCGTTGAACGGTGTTTGAAAAAAACGGATTAAATGTTTTTATCGTCTGTCAACAAGCATGTTGATTGATTAAGAACGAATGATTTTTTAAAAATAAACTTTATTTTTCGGCGATAAAACTTTCAATTCCGCCACTGCCGGACATATAGAAAACATTTTTTTTATCGACCGCCAATGTGACAGGGAATGGGATGGCGGCTTGCCAGGCCAGTTTCCCTTTGGACGTATATTTTTTTAGCATGTTGTCAGTTAAATCAAGCATATAGACTTCGTTTCCCTGGAGATCAATTACTTCAGCGGTGGTTTTCCAATACCGGACGAACTTACCGGTTGGAGAAAAAACATTGACCCGCTTTGCACCCTTATCCACCACGTAAAGATTTCCCTCGTCGTCCGTGGTCAGGTTTCGCGGTTGGGTGAGTTTGTTTTTTCCAATCGTTTTGAGTTGTTGTCCTGTTGGGCTAAACTGAACCACCACATTTCGGGTTGCATCAGAAATATAAACATTCCCAATCGAATCAAAAGTCAGTCCGCTGGTGGGAGGAACCTGCCAGCGTTGCATGAATTTCCCGGTGCTATTAAAAATAACAATTTCACTGTTGGTTCGGTCCCAAGCTGCGATATTACCATCACCATCAACATCAACCAGGTAAGGATCAAAGGTTTCTTTTTTTGCTTGTATGCGGGTTATATCAAACAGGGATTTCCGTGTTGCAATATCCCATACAATAATTTTATGCAAATTAATATCAACCAGTAAAAGTCGATTGAGGGAATCTTTTCTTAAATATATGGGACCGGTAAAATGGCCGGGTCTGTCGGGGAGACCCCGGACACCAATGATATCGGGCAATCGTCGCAGGACCCTTTGCTGATCAGTTTTTGTTTTCACGACATAGAAGACTTCAAAAGAAACCAAAATGCCGAGTAATAAAATGATTCCAACACGAAGAAAATTCGGAAGTCCCCGTTTTGGGGGTATTGGCTCAGGTTGGATTGTTTGTATTGGAACTGTCACGACAGGTTCCGGAACGCCTTTTTTTTGTTCAATGTGCGCCTTGGTTGGGATAGGATCAGCGGCAACCACTTTTTTTGTCGCTGTTTTTTTTGTTACAGCCTTTTTTGTGGTGACTATGCGTGCTTTGGTTGCCTTTTTTTTGGTTGTTTTGGCCGTTTTTGTCTGTTTTATTGATTTATCTGGCATTGTGGCAGCACCTTTTCAAAGAATTTTATCGTGCCAACGCAAACACAATGGGTAGCCTGCCCGGCGAATGCCGGGTAAGCCCATTGATGAAGCGAGTTAATATCGCCGAAGGCGAACATCTCAGGACAAAAATACCACGGGCGTCAAGTGTGGACCCGAGAAGAATTATCATATATCATGTGGGTTAAGTCTGTGGATTTTTATCGTTAAATTTTAAGATATTATAGAATAATCAATATGCTCATACAAGTAAATTAAACAAAGATATCCGGTTGGTATAAAATAAAATATTGGAATGCACGACTAGAGGAATAAAAAAGTAGAAAAAATATATGAAATAAGTAAAAATAGCTCTGCTTCTTTTGAAGAGAACTTTTTTGTGATCACGCAAACAAGTGATGGTTAAAGCAGGTTGAATAAAATGTTGATTTTTTAAGGATGAGCAATCAAGCAATACAGAGAAAAATTATAAGGATACCAAGAAATGAGGCATATTGGATCGATGAAAAATAAGGCGCAAACCGTGAAAAAAAATCTTGTACCATTTATAAATTTACCCCAACAGCATAAAGGTTTGAAAAAAGAATTGCTGGCAGTTCTGGGGGAAACCCTTGATTCGGCCCAATTTATTATGGGGCCTCAGACTAAGGCATTGGAGAAGGAGCTGGCCCACGTTTGTAAAGCGAAGCATGCCTTGGGTGTCAATTCCGGAACCGATGCCCTGATTTTAGCCTTGCGGGCATTGGATATTGGTCCGGGTGATGAGGTGATTGTACCGGATTTTACTTTTGTAGCAACGGCCACAGCTGTCATGCTGGTTGGTGCGACGCCGGTGCTGGTTGACATTGATGAGGCGTCATTTCATCTTGATTTGGATGCTGTTCAAAAAAGCATAACCCGTAAAACCAAGGCAATCATCCCGGTTCATTTATACGGGCAGGCAGCGGACATGAAC is part of the bacterium genome and harbors:
- a CDS encoding NHL repeat-containing protein, producing the protein MPDKSIKQTKTAKTTKKKATKARIVTTKKAVTKKTATKKVVAADPIPTKAHIEQKKGVPEPVVTVPIQTIQPEPIPPKRGLPNFLRVGIILLLGILVSFEVFYVVKTKTDQQRVLRRLPDIIGVRGLPDRPGHFTGPIYLRKDSLNRLLLVDINLHKIIVWDIATRKSLFDITRIQAKKETFDPYLVDVDGDGNIAAWDRTNSEIVIFNSTGKFMQRWQVPPTSGLTFDSIGNVYISDATRNVVVQFSPTGQQLKTIGKNKLTQPRNLTTDDEGNLYVVDKGAKRVNVFSPTGKFVRYWKTTAEVIDLQGNEVYMLDLTDNMLKKYTSKGKLAWQAAIPFPVTLAVDKKNVFYMSGSGGIESFIAEK